From Chloroflexota bacterium:
TTTCTCTACTTCAGCCCCCCGGCTTCTCGCCCCTTCCAGGGCCTGATCCAACAACGCATCTGTATTGCCTTTTATTCGGGGGCTTCCCATGATACCCAGGACTTTCATTGATGTCTCCTGCTAAGAATGCTGGTCTGCGTTGGCCTACTCAGAGTATTCGAGGGCAGGTTGCTCTCGATCTCCTGCCCCCCAGGCGATGATACGGCTGTGGCCATTAGCTGTCAAGCCTAACGGTCTTCTGTGCCCTGAGATCGTCACCTGGAGTAGCAGGCTATTGGAGAGACGGTTTGATGGGGGCCCACATCTTCTCTTGCTTTGGTCGCCCCAGTCCGTGTGCCTCAAGCAAGTCGGCGTCAGACAAGATGCAATCAGTAGGCCCGTCAGCTATTATTCTTCCTTCATCCAAGAGGATAGTGCGCCGGCAAAGTGCCGACACAACCTCCAAATCGTGCGTAGCCACAATCTTTGTCATCGGCAATTCTTTCAGCAACTCCACAAAAGACCACTTCCCCCTGGGATCCAGGTTGCTGGTTGGCTCATCAAGTACCAGAATTTCTGGGCTCATGGAGAGTACAGTGGCAATAGCAATGCGTTTCTTCTCTCCCATACTGAGATGATGAGAGAAGCGTGGCTCGTATCCGCTCATTCCCACCGAACTCAAAGCTTGGCTCACTCGCTGCTGAATTTCGGCTTCAGGAAGGCCCATATTGATTGGGCCAAAGGCGACATCATCAAACACGGTGGGAGAGAAGAGTTGGTCGTTGGGATCCTGGAAAACCAGACCTACCTTGTTTCTAATAGTCTTAAGGCTCTTACCTTTGGGGGGCGCGCCAAAAACCTGGACTGTGCCATCGCTTTGCAGGACGCCGTTCAGGTGAAGCATCAATGTTGATTTACCCGCCCCGTTTGGGCCGATCAACCCTACGGTCTCGCCTTCGCCTATCACCAGACTAATATCGCGCAGTGCCTGGTGTCCATCAGGGTACCTGAAGGAGAGACGATCTATCTTTATAATCTCTTTCACTGCTTTTCCTTTTCAGAGTGGAGCCAAAATTGTGTTTTCCTCGGGTTATCGGAGTAACGACACGAGGCCGATGGACACCAAGACCAGCGCAGTAGCAACACTAAAATAGGCATCCCTATAGCTGAAACTCAAAGGATTCGCTTCGATAATTCGTCCATCATAGCCCCGGGAGGCCATCGCGGCATAGACCCTTTCTCCCCTTTCATAGGTGCGCAGAAAGAGCGTGCCCACCATATTGCCGATGGTTTTCAACTGCCAGAGGCGCTTGCCGCCGAAGTTGCG
This genomic window contains:
- a CDS encoding ABC transporter ATP-binding protein; translated protein: MKEIIKIDRLSFRYPDGHQALRDISLVIGEGETVGLIGPNGAGKSTLMLHLNGVLQSDGTVQVFGAPPKGKSLKTIRNKVGLVFQDPNDQLFSPTVFDDVAFGPINMGLPEAEIQQRVSQALSSVGMSGYEPRFSHHLSMGEKKRIAIATVLSMSPEILVLDEPTSNLDPRGKWSFVELLKELPMTKIVATHDLEVVSALCRRTILLDEGRIIADGPTDCILSDADLLEAHGLGRPKQEKMWAPIKPSLQ